One genomic window of Elaeis guineensis isolate ETL-2024a chromosome 2, EG11, whole genome shotgun sequence includes the following:
- the LOC105043978 gene encoding cyclic dof factor 4 — protein sequence MADVEMRGSGEAPGFKLFGTVIITEDGRPKAEEADRPAEREVAAAQAAAAVRRTALPCPRCKSKETKFCYFNNYNVNQPRHFCKACHRYWTAGGTLRNVPVGAGRRKNRPAPRSGAAATTADAACVLEYPSAPHLDRGEVERWLLRPEPPAARPRIDDGFRRGLR from the coding sequence ATGGCCGACGTCGAAATGCGTGGCAGCGGCGAAGCGCCAGGCTTCAAGCTCTTCGGAACGGTGATCATAACGGAAGACGGACGGCCAAAGGCGGAGGAAGCGGATAGGCCGGCGGAGAGGGAGGTGGCGGCGGCgcaggcggcggcggcggtgagGAGGACGGCGCTGCCGTGCCCGAGGTGCAAGAGCAAGGAGACCAAGTTTTGCTACTTCAACAACTACAACGTGAACCAACCTCGCCACTTCTGCAAGGCCTGCCACCGCTACTGGACGGCCGGCGGCACCCTGCGCAACGTGCCCGTCGGCGCCGGCCGCCGGAAAAATCGCCCCGCTCCCCGCAGCGGCGCCGCCGCGACCACCGCCGACGCCGCGTGCGTCCTCGAGTACCCCTCCGCTCCTCACTTGGATCGTGGGGAGGTCGAGCGGTGGCTGCTGCGGCCGGAGCCGCCGGCAGCGAGGCCGAGGATCGACGATGGGTTCAGACGCGGACTTCGTTGA